The Streptococcus downei MFe28 DNA window TCGGTTAAAATCAAGGGGATTTTGGTCAGTCTGGTCACTTCCATGGGAAGTGTCCTCCTTCCCCGGCTGTCTTACTATGTCAAACATGACAAAAAGGACGAATTCAGAGTTTTGACCGTGCGTTCCCTGCAGTTTATCGGTTTTATTTCTATCCCGCTCTGGGCCTACTTTACCCTCTTTGCCAAGCAGGGGATTGATTTTTTATCGGGGCCTGATTATGCTGGTTCGATTTTACCCATGCAGATTATTATGCCTACCCTCTTTTTCATCGGTCTTTCCAATCTTCTGGGTATTCAAATTTTAGTGCCTATGGAACGGGAGAATCAAGTGCTCAAATCAGTTGTTCTCGGAGCTATTGTTGACTTGATGATCAATGCTATGACGATTCCGGCCTTTGGAGCGGCTGGGGCTGCCTTTGGAACTTTGGTGGCTGAATTATTTGTCGTTGCCTATCAGATTTTTGTCCTGAGGGATTTTTTGAAAGACATTATGGCTCAGATTAGAATGGACAAAAATGTCCTAGCTACAGTTTTAGCGAGCTTGGCTGCTTTTGCGGTTTATGTCAGTTTTCTGACTGGTCTGTCCAGTTTTTTGGTTCTGGCGGCAACAGCAGCGGTCTTTGGTCTAGTCTATCTGTTGCTGAGTTTTCTGTTCAAGGATGCCTTCTTGCTGTATTTGGTCAGCTATTATAAAAAATAAAAAACAAGGAGATCAGGGTGAAGACTATCAAACTTATCGTAGCTACTCACAAGTCCTTCGTCATGCCTGACGATAGCAATCTCTATCTGCCAATTCATGTGGGTGCTCAGGGAAAGGACAGTATTGGTTACAGGCCGGATAATACCGGCGATAATATTTCCGAGCTCAATCCTTATTTCTGTGAATTGACAGGACTCTACTGGGCTTGGAAGAATTTGGACTGTGATTATCTGGGTCTGGTTCACTATCGGCGGTATTTTGCCAAGCAGGGCGTGCGTTACCGGAAAGGTCTGGATATCAATCAGGCCATTCTCAGTCAGGCTGACTGTGAAAGTTTGCTGGATCAGGCTGACATCATCGTGCCAAAGCGGCGCAAGTATTATATCGAGACACTTTATTCCCACTATGATCACACCTTTGATGGGGGCCATCTGGACGAAGCCAGAGCTGTCATTGAGCACATTCAGCCGGACTATCTGGCGGCCTTTGACCGTGTTATGCAGCAGCGCTCAGGATATATGTTTAATATGTATCTCATGTCTAAGGAAAATTCGGATGCTTACTGTGCTTGGCTTTTCCCAATCTTGCAAGGGCTCTATCAAAAGATTGATACCAAGACTTTGAGTGCCTTTGAAGCCCGCCTTTTTGGCCGGGTCAGTGAAATTCTCTTCAATGTCTGGTTGGAGAAGCAGGACCTCACGATCAAAGAGGTACCTTTTATCTATATGGAAAAAGTCAATCTGTTCAGGAAAGGCCTGTCTTTCCTGCAGGCTAAATTTTTTGGCAAAAAATACGGTTCTAGCTTCTGATAGTCTTTGGAAGTTAAAAACTGTAATTCTGATACTTTCTTAAAAAGTGCGGACGCAAGCAACCTCCTGACGGAGTTTCATTGCTAAATTTTGAGCCTCGGTCTCAAAATTTCCGTTATTAGCAACAAGTATCTTGTTGCTAATAATACCACTTCGACGAAAGTATCACACTTCCTTTTCATCATTAGCTATAGAACGATGCCTTTTGGAAAGATATGAGGAATAAGCAATCAGTGCTAAGTCTTGAACGGTAAAAAGCATTAAAAGATTGTATCCTATAAAAATTTCATTTAGAGAGAGAATACAATGTCACAATACGATTATTTAGTTGTTGGTTCGGGTTTGTTTGGGGCGGTTTTTGCTCACGAAGCAGCCCTCAAGGGTAAGAAGGTCAAGGTTATTGAAAAGCGTGACCATATCGCTGGAAATATCTACACCAAGGAAGTGGAAGGAATCCAAGTCCACGAATAC harbors:
- a CDS encoding DUF4422 domain-containing protein, encoding MKTIKLIVATHKSFVMPDDSNLYLPIHVGAQGKDSIGYRPDNTGDNISELNPYFCELTGLYWAWKNLDCDYLGLVHYRRYFAKQGVRYRKGLDINQAILSQADCESLLDQADIIVPKRRKYYIETLYSHYDHTFDGGHLDEARAVIEHIQPDYLAAFDRVMQQRSGYMFNMYLMSKENSDAYCAWLFPILQGLYQKIDTKTLSAFEARLFGRVSEILFNVWLEKQDLTIKEVPFIYMEKVNLFRKGLSFLQAKFFGKKYGSSF